Proteins encoded by one window of Thiohalospira halophila DSM 15071:
- a CDS encoding integrase core domain-containing protein, translating to TQRLRQQGVLISMDGRGRALDNVFVERLWRTVKYEDIYLRGYETPAELEAGLHRYFRFYNEQRPHSALDRRTPAEVHWTSQPDP from the coding sequence GACGCAGCGGCTCCGGCAGCAGGGTGTGCTCATCAGCATGGATGGCCGTGGCCGGGCGCTGGACAATGTCTTCGTGGAGCGGCTGTGGCGGACCGTGAAGTACGAGGACATCTACCTGCGGGGCTACGAGACGCCCGCCGAGCTGGAAGCCGGCCTGCACCGCTACTTCCGCTTCTACAACGAGCAGCGGCCGCATAGTGCCCTTGACCGCCGAACCCCGGCCGAGGTCCACTGGACCTCTCAGCCGGACCCATGA